One window of the Lasioglossum baleicum chromosome 8, iyLasBale1, whole genome shotgun sequence genome contains the following:
- the LOC143211217 gene encoding uncharacterized protein LOC143211217, whose translation MKPQNKIAKRKQLSLEDLKTTKMHCNKATASTSKDPEAMDRSDRETLKEENRKLKEEIRNLKQLYEEAIVALKTPKTVGNTTATDELSPDNTPWTMEIDAESSQQPETGFAIVQHLRKKNLENRETLKRINQPKDPAKLQTKAQTALTSTTTSATNPSTSTKNATTASHAATSSETTTAVHNTKGRRPPPINILHQDPKDSIKLLQETGNPKFHIKRINNTKHIVQMEDISDFDKVKNILNSTNTEFYTYTPKWLKHQNFLVKGLPPSFENTEILTELEKTSNNKIKFIKVSNFTTPIAQRENRILPIFLVQIEAGSDLAELKNVRYIFHHSIKWEKLKKKGVMQCRRCQRFDHTAANCNLAYRCVKCDDDHAPGECKVTANPENPVDTKPYCVNCKTIGHPASYKGCPKLKEFLQQKLSSKTACQDRAPRKIINQALLQPGITYAMASAESRDRRTHSTQQQPTNKNEQSQFKPTQIDQLENRTGNLEKSISDINKKLELFSSQLNQLITIFLNGK comes from the coding sequence ATGAAACCGCAAAATAAAATTGCGAAACGCAAGCAGCTCTCATTAGAAGATCTGAAAACAACCAAAATGCACTGCAACAAGGCTACAGCTTCTACATCAAAAGACCCTGAAGCGATGGATCGCTCCGACAGAGAGACCCTAAAGGAAGAAAACAGAAAGCTGAAGGAGGAGATAAGAAACCTTAAACAACTGTATGAGGAAGCAATAGTAGCTCTAAAAACGCCCAAAACAGTTGGAAACACAACTGCAACTGACGAACTAAGCCCAGATAATACTCCATGGACCATGGAAATAGATGCAGAATCCAGCCAACAACCGGAAACTGGTTTCGCCATAGTTCAACACCTCAGAAAAAAGAACTTAGAAAACAGAGAAACCCTCAAAAGGATAAACCAACCCAAAGACCCTGCAAAATTGCAGACCAAGGCCCAGACAGCTCTGACGTCCACCACAACATCAGCAACGAACCCGTCGACATCCACAAAAAATGCAACGACAGCATCACATGCAGCCACGTCAAGTGAAACAACTACAGCAGTCCACAACACCAAAGGCAGACGACCCCCACCAATAAACATATTACACCAAGATCCCAAAGATTCAATTAAACTATTACAAGAAACAGGTAATCCAAAATTCcacattaaaagaattaataACACCAAACATATTGTACAAATGGAAGATATATCTGATTTCGATAAAGTAAAAAACATATTAAACTCTACAAACACAGAATTTTACACATACACGCCAAAATGGCTAAAGCACCAAAACTTCTTAGTGAAAGGACTTCCTCCATCATTTGAAAACACAGAAATTCTAACAGAACTAGAAAAGACctcaaacaataaaatcaaatttataaaagtaAGCAATTTTACAACTCCTATAGCACAACGAGAAAACCGCATACTGCCAATTTTCCTAGTACAAATTGAAGCAGGAAGTGATCTCGCAGAATTAAAAAACGTCAGATATATCTTCCATCACTCTATCaaatgggaaaaattaaaaaagaaagggGTAATGCAATGTAGACGTTGCCAACGTTTTGATCACACAGCTGCAAACTGTAATTTAGCTTATCGGTGTGTGAAATGTGATGATGACCATGCTCCGGGAGAGTGTAAAGTGACAGCGAACCCTGAAAATCCAGTAGATACAAAACCTTACTgtgtaaattgtaaaacaatTGGACATCCAGCATCATACAAAGGTTGCCCAAAACTGAAAGAATTCCTACAACAGAAATTGAGTTCTAAAACTGCATGCCAAGACAGAGCGCCCAGAAAAATTATAAACCAGGCCCTGTTACAGCCTGGAATCACTTACGCTATGGCCTCAGCAGAATCCAGGGACAGGCGAACACACAGTACTCAGCAACAACCCACTAATAAAAACGAACAGTCGCAATTCAAACCAACTCAAATAGACCAACTAGAGAACCGTACAGGTAACCTTGAAAAATCTATATCTGACATAAATAAGAAATTAGAATTGTTCAGCTCACAACTGAACCAACTGATAACAATCTTTTTAAATGGCAAATAA